The Candidatus Campbellbacteria bacterium genome segment AAATTTGTACCACAACTGTTCCTACGACTATAGTAGAGAGTGCGCTTGTAATAGCGAGTGGCTTATTTTGTATATAAAGTCCATAGAAAAACCAAGCGACTACGGCACCTAACGCAAGCATCTGAGTCGTGAGAGATATTCCACTGACATCTCCCGTTTCCCAGATCTTTATTACTTGTGGAATACTAGATACCGAGGCTACTCCTCCTATGCCGGTCATTAAAGTGTCGACTACTCTGCGTGGGTTTCTTTTCTTTTCAACTTCACATTCGTGTAAGTTTTGTGGATTATACATACACGCAGTATATCA includes the following:
- a CDS encoding PQ-loop domain-containing transporter → MYNPQNLHECEVEKKRNPRRVVDTLMTGIGGVASVSSIPQVIKIWETGDVSGISLTTQMLALGAVVAWFFYGLYIQNKPLAITSALSTIVVGTVVVQIFFYS